In Planctomycetota bacterium, a single window of DNA contains:
- a CDS encoding pyridoxal phosphate-dependent aminotransferase family protein, with translation MEIFSKCYNYTRVKEAKEQGYYPYFKAIQSGADTEVFIDGRKMIMIGSNNYLGLTQDQRVKEAAIKAVEKYGSGCTGSRFLNGTLDIHEELERELASFMRKEAALIFSTGFQTNQGVISTVVGKDDVVLVDRGDHASIVDGCRLSFGKTIKYKHNDMADLERILAELPAPSNALIVVDGVFSMEGDLANLPEIAKLKKKYKCRLMVDDAHGIGVMGEHGRGCAEHFNLENDVDLVMGTFSKSFASLGGFIVGEEKVISYIKHHARALIFSASMPPAAVATVLATLKIMKTEPQRRQRLWEITHKMHREYRKLGFNIGPTQTPIVPLILGEDMVTFGFWKQLFERGIFSNPVISPAVPPDGALIRTSYMATHTDKELDKVLEVCQSVGKEMKLL, from the coding sequence ATGGAAATATTTTCCAAGTGTTACAATTATACCCGCGTTAAAGAAGCCAAGGAACAGGGCTACTACCCCTATTTCAAGGCCATCCAGTCCGGGGCGGATACCGAGGTGTTTATTGACGGCCGGAAGATGATCATGATCGGCTCTAATAACTACCTGGGCCTGACCCAGGACCAGCGGGTCAAGGAAGCGGCCATCAAGGCCGTGGAGAAATACGGTTCGGGCTGCACCGGCTCGCGATTCCTGAACGGGACACTCGATATCCACGAGGAATTAGAGCGGGAACTGGCTTCGTTTATGCGCAAGGAAGCGGCGCTGATTTTCTCCACCGGATTCCAGACCAACCAGGGCGTCATTTCCACCGTGGTCGGTAAGGACGATGTCGTCCTGGTTGACCGGGGCGACCATGCCAGTATCGTGGACGGCTGCCGGCTGTCCTTCGGCAAGACCATCAAATACAAACATAACGATATGGCCGACCTGGAACGGATTCTGGCCGAACTGCCCGCTCCGTCCAATGCCCTGATTGTGGTAGACGGCGTATTCAGCATGGAAGGCGACCTGGCCAACCTGCCTGAAATAGCCAAACTCAAGAAGAAATACAAGTGCCGGCTGATGGTGGACGACGCGCATGGCATCGGGGTGATGGGCGAGCACGGCCGCGGCTGCGCGGAACATTTCAATCTGGAAAATGACGTTGATTTGGTGATGGGCACCTTCAGCAAGTCATTCGCCTCGCTGGGCGGATTCATTGTCGGCGAGGAAAAAGTCATCAGTTACATCAAGCACCATGCCCGGGCCCTGATATTCTCAGCCAGTATGCCGCCGGCGGCCGTAGCCACGGTCCTGGCGACACTAAAGATTATGAAAACCGAGCCCCAGCGCCGCCAGCGGCTCTGGGAGATTACCCATAAAATGCATCGGGAATACCGCAAGCTGGGATTCAATATCGGCCCGACCCAGACGCCGATCGTGCCTTTAATCCTCGGCGAGGATATGGTCACTTTCGGGTTCTGGAAACAATTATTTGAGCGAGGCATATTCAGCAACCCGGTAATTTCGCCGGCTGTACCACCGGACGGCGCGCTGATTCGCACCAGTTATATGGCCACCCACACGGATAAAGAATTAGATAAAGTATTAGAGGTTTGTCAATCTGTCGGCAAGGAGATGAAGTTACTATAA
- a CDS encoding serine/threonine protein kinase: MTEKSESLPGYQVLGKLGAGGMGLVFKALEIKTNRTMAIKMIFPKTVANPAFFKSFQREARLLIKFNHPNIIRGYYVTPPEGINGLHYLVMEYVAGDSVQKLIDETQEKAGTVVGINDELALLIIMQAANALDYLQKNNILHRDIKPDNLLLDKKKGVIKLCDLGFAQPISQPTGQPANTAITTSGTIAYMSPEQARGQAADIRSDIYSLGATLYHLITGKTPFSGTGDMEVMAKQVLASLQSDEIKNRGISPQVLYFIEKMMAKEKEIRYQNPQEVIADIKSQTEGFKSLEFHP, from the coding sequence ATGACCGAGAAATCAGAATCACTTCCGGGCTACCAGGTATTGGGCAAATTAGGCGCCGGCGGAATGGGCCTTGTCTTTAAGGCCCTGGAAATCAAGACCAACCGCACGATGGCCATTAAGATGATTTTCCCCAAGACCGTGGCCAATCCGGCTTTCTTCAAGAGTTTTCAGCGGGAAGCCCGGCTGCTGATTAAGTTCAACCACCCCAATATCATCAGGGGCTACTATGTCACGCCGCCTGAGGGCATTAACGGACTGCATTATCTGGTCATGGAGTATGTGGCCGGCGACTCGGTCCAGAAACTGATAGACGAAACCCAGGAAAAGGCCGGCACCGTGGTCGGCATTAATGATGAACTGGCGCTGCTGATCATTATGCAGGCGGCCAATGCCCTGGACTACCTGCAAAAGAATAATATCCTGCACCGGGATATCAAGCCGGATAACCTGCTGCTGGACAAGAAAAAGGGCGTAATCAAGCTGTGCGACCTGGGATTTGCGCAACCCATCAGCCAACCGACCGGCCAGCCGGCCAATACGGCGATTACCACCTCGGGCACGATTGCCTATATGTCGCCGGAACAGGCCCGGGGCCAGGCGGCCGATATCCGGAGCGATATCTATTCGCTGGGCGCCACGCTTTACCACCTGATTACCGGCAAGACCCCCTTTTCCGGCACCGGCGACATGGAAGTGATGGCCAAACAGGTCCTGGCCAGCCTGCAGTCGGATGAGATAAAGAACCGCGGCATCTCGCCGCAGGTCCTGTATTTCATCGAGAAGATGATGGCCAAGGAAAAGGAAATCAGGTATCAGAATCCGCAGGAGGTCATCGCCGACATCAAATCGCAGACCGAGGGATTCAAGAGTCTGGAATTCCACCCTTAA
- the tadA gene encoding Flp pilus assembly complex ATPase component TadA gives MSALKTKKPFGEIVIEMKLATAAQIKEALAAQKALATGAKPVKKKTGEILVEKNILSASQVTAILAKQANLKFVRISSGTITDEIIKLVPKSLALEHKIMPLQKKGKVLTVAASSPPDMFALDNLRFALNSDIEVVLTAQDELNQAIAKYYGSTIDDYGNLVGDISDIDIAQRDGKEEEAVEDDAPIIRLVHTIISDSVKVRASDIHIEPMEKALRIRYRIDGVCREIESPPKRLQGPVLSRIKLMAGMDIAEKRRPLDGRIATSIDGKDFDIRVSSLPSQYGESIVMRLLEKQSLASLDDLGFHGEDYRRFRSIIKRPHGIFLVTGPTGSGKTTTLYAAIKELNKPNVKIITAEDPVEYVMSGVNQCPAKREIGFTFASIIRAMLRQAPQIILVGEIRDAETATIATQAALTGHLVFSTLHTNDAPSALTRLLDMGVKPFLVAASIQAIMAQRLIRILCPKCKQPYTPEEPELAMLGLTQKDIEGKTIYKAVGCKDCKEGYKGRRGIFELLEMSSTLKEMTFRKEPTVKLYEEAKISGKMTSLMEDGVRKILDGLTTLEEVVSLAKREDIGY, from the coding sequence ATGAGTGCCTTAAAGACGAAGAAACCGTTTGGCGAGATCGTCATCGAGATGAAACTGGCGACCGCGGCGCAGATTAAAGAGGCGCTGGCCGCCCAGAAGGCCCTGGCTACCGGTGCCAAGCCGGTCAAAAAGAAAACCGGCGAGATTCTGGTCGAGAAAAATATCCTTTCCGCCTCCCAGGTTACGGCCATCCTGGCCAAACAGGCCAACCTTAAATTCGTCCGGATTTCCTCCGGCACGATTACCGATGAGATAATTAAACTGGTGCCCAAGAGCCTGGCCCTGGAACACAAGATTATGCCGCTCCAGAAAAAAGGCAAGGTCCTGACCGTGGCCGCATCTTCGCCGCCGGATATGTTCGCCCTGGATAATCTCCGCTTCGCCCTGAACAGCGATATCGAAGTGGTCCTGACGGCGCAGGATGAACTGAACCAGGCCATCGCCAAATATTACGGCTCGACGATTGACGACTACGGCAACCTGGTCGGCGATATCAGCGACATCGACATCGCCCAGCGCGACGGCAAGGAAGAGGAAGCGGTTGAGGATGATGCGCCGATTATCAGGCTGGTTCACACCATTATTTCCGACTCGGTCAAGGTCCGGGCCAGCGATATTCATATCGAACCCATGGAAAAGGCGTTGCGCATCCGCTACCGGATTGACGGCGTCTGCCGCGAGATAGAATCACCGCCCAAACGGCTCCAGGGACCGGTCCTTTCCCGTATCAAACTTATGGCCGGGATGGACATTGCCGAAAAACGCCGGCCCCTGGACGGCCGGATTGCCACCTCTATTGACGGCAAGGATTTTGATATCCGCGTTTCGTCACTGCCTTCACAATACGGCGAGAGTATCGTCATGCGGCTGCTGGAAAAGCAATCGTTGGCCAGTTTGGATGACCTGGGATTCCACGGCGAGGACTACCGCCGATTCAGGTCCATCATCAAAAGACCACACGGCATCTTCCTGGTTACCGGCCCGACCGGCTCAGGCAAGACCACCACCCTCTATGCGGCCATCAAGGAACTCAACAAGCCCAATGTCAAGATTATCACAGCCGAAGACCCGGTGGAGTACGTAATGAGCGGAGTCAACCAGTGTCCGGCCAAGCGTGAAATCGGATTTACCTTTGCTTCTATCATACGAGCGATGTTAAGACAGGCGCCGCAGATTATTCTGGTCGGCGAAATCCGCGATGCCGAGACCGCCACCATAGCCACCCAGGCGGCCCTGACCGGCCACCTGGTCTTCAGCACCCTTCATACTAACGATGCGCCGTCCGCACTGACGCGTCTTTTGGATATGGGCGTAAAACCATTTCTGGTCGCGGCCTCTATCCAGGCCATTATGGCCCAACGCCTCATCAGGATACTCTGCCCCAAATGCAAACAGCCTTATACGCCGGAAGAGCCGGAACTGGCCATGCTCGGCCTGACGCAGAAAGACATCGAAGGCAAGACCATCTACAAGGCGGTCGGCTGCAAGGACTGCAAAGAGGGCTACAAAGGCCGGCGCGGCATCTTTGAACTCCTGGAAATGAGCTCCACCCTGAAAGAAATGACCTTCCGCAAGGAGCCGACCGTGAAACTCTACGAAGAAGCCAAAATCAGCGGCAAGATGACCTCGCTCATGGAAGACGGCGTAAGAAAGATTCTGGACGGGCTGACCACACTGGAAGAGGTTGTGTCGCTGGCCAAGCGGGAGGATATCGGGTACTAA
- a CDS encoding type IV pilus twitching motility protein PilT gives MAVDLNKLLDVVVDQGASDLHLTVGLPPMIRVHSHLKPLNHPPLTNDDTVAFMHSVTSERHQQELKEKGGCDLAFAYGTKARFRVAVYTQRGQTGLVLRLIPNKLRTIEELGLPDVIKELINRPRGLILVTGPTGCGKSTSLAAMINHINTNDDCHIITIEDPIEYYHEHKKSIITQREVHNDVGSFSEAISKALRMDPDVILVGEMRDLDTIGTAITAAETGHLVFGTLHTTGAARTINRIVDAFPNMQQEQIRTQLATAIIAIISQVLMPKADGKGVVAAYEIMIATPAVQHLIRENEPHKIISAIQTGTKLGMVLLDDYLFKLFLQKKITYQDMMEYSQNPADLAIKIQEYAKQQQAAFKKQ, from the coding sequence ATGGCCGTAGATTTAAATAAATTACTTGATGTAGTGGTTGACCAGGGCGCGTCGGACCTGCACCTGACGGTCGGCCTGCCCCCGATGATTCGGGTGCACAGCCACCTGAAACCGCTCAACCATCCGCCCCTGACCAATGACGATACCGTGGCCTTCATGCATTCGGTCACCTCGGAGCGCCACCAGCAGGAACTGAAAGAAAAGGGCGGCTGCGACCTGGCATTCGCCTACGGCACAAAGGCCCGGTTCCGCGTGGCCGTCTATACCCAGCGCGGCCAGACCGGCCTGGTCCTGCGCCTTATCCCGAACAAGTTGCGGACCATTGAGGAACTGGGCCTGCCCGATGTGATAAAGGAACTGATAAACCGGCCCCGGGGCCTGATACTGGTCACCGGCCCGACCGGCTGCGGCAAAAGCACCTCGCTGGCCGCCATGATAAATCACATTAATACCAACGACGACTGCCATATCATCACCATTGAAGACCCGATTGAATATTACCACGAGCACAAGAAATCCATCATTACCCAGCGCGAAGTCCACAACGACGTCGGCTCGTTCTCCGAGGCCATCAGCAAGGCCTTGAGAATGGACCCGGACGTGATTCTGGTCGGCGAAATGCGCGACCTGGATACTATCGGCACCGCCATTACCGCCGCGGAAACCGGCCACCTGGTCTTCGGAACTCTGCACACTACCGGCGCGGCCCGGACCATCAACCGCATCGTGGATGCCTTCCCGAATATGCAGCAGGAACAGATTCGCACCCAGCTGGCGACCGCCATCATCGCCATCATCTCCCAGGTCTTGATGCCCAAGGCCGATGGCAAGGGTGTGGTTGCGGCCTATGAAATAATGATTGCCACGCCGGCCGTCCAGCACCTTATCCGGGAAAACGAACCGCACAAAATCATCTCGGCCATCCAGACCGGCACAAAACTGGGCATGGTTCTCTTAGACGATTACCTCTTCAAGCTGTTCCTCCAGAAGAAGATTACATATCAGGACATGATGGAATACTCCCAGAACCCGGCTGATTTGGCCATCAAGATACAGGAATACGCCAAGCAGCAGCAGGCCGCGTTTAAGAAGCAGTAA